A genome region from Populus alba chromosome 5, ASM523922v2, whole genome shotgun sequence includes the following:
- the LOC118036700 gene encoding cyclin-D3-1, with protein sequence MAPSFDCTVSSLLCAEDNNSIFDDNDRYDATVEEFEATWHHGNHQIQNQNSGWWLPMQSEECLVLMVEKECQHLPSGDYLKRLRNGDLDLGARKEAVDWIAKVHAHFGFGPLSYLSVNYLDRFLSAYELPKGNAWMMQLLGVACLSLAAKMEETEVPLSLDLQVGESSFVFEERTIQRMELLVLSTLDWRMHAITPFTFIDYKINNDQTPPRSFILQSIHLILSTIKGIYFMEFRPSEIAAAVSIAVVGETKTVDVEQAISVLAQPVQKERVLKCFQLIHDLSLVGESVKGPSASLLSAPQSPIGVLDAAACLSYNSDVGPCANSSHNTPDAKRRKPAKPCEV encoded by the exons ATGGCACCAAGTTTTGATTGTACAGTTTCAAGCCTTCTATGTGCTGAAgataataatagtatttttgatGATAACGATCGCTACGATGCTACCGTGGAGGAGTTTGAGGCCACGTGGCATCACGGGAATCATCAAATCCAGAATCAAAATAGTGGTTGGTGGTTGCCAATGCAGAGTGAAGAGTGTTTGGTTTTGATGGTTGAAAAGGAGTGTCAGCATTTGCCTAGTGGTGATTACTTGAAGAGACTGAGAAATGGGGACTTGGACTTGGGGGCTAGAAAAGAGGCTGTTGATTGGATTGCAAAG GTTCATGCCCACTTTGGTTTTGGACCGCTTTCGTATTTATCGGTAAACTACTTGGATAGGTTTCTGTCTGCCTATGAATTACCT AAGGGTAACGCTTGGATGATGCAGTTACTGGGTGTGGCTTGTTTATCTCTTGCGGCCAAAATGGAGGAGACTGAAGTTCCACTGTCTCTAGATCTACAG GTGGGTGAATCAAGTTTTGTATTTGAAGAGAGAACTATACAAAGGATGGAGCTTCTTGTACTGAGCACATTGGATTGGAGGATGCATGCAATTACTCCTTTCACCTTCATAGACTATAAGATCAATAATGATCAAACCCCACCTAGGTCTTTCATCTTACAATCAATCCATCTCATACTGAGCACAATTAAAG GGATTTACTTCATGGAATTTAGGCCTTCTGAGATTGCAGCAGCAGTGTCAATAGCTGTTGTGGGGGAAACCAAAACGGTGGACGTTGAGCAAGCAATTTCTGTACTTGCTCAACCTGTACAAAAG gAGAGAGTGCTCAAGTGTTTTCAACTGATTCATGATTTGTCATTGGTTGGTGAATCTGTCAAGGGCCCAAGTGCCTCACTCCTATCAGCGCCCCAGAGTCCCATTGGGGTATTGGATGCTGCTGCTTGCTTGAGCTATAACAGTGATGTTGGGCCATGTGCAAATTCTTCACACAATACCCCGGATGCTAAGAGGAGGAAGCCAGCCAAACCTTGCGAAGTGTag
- the LOC118036702 gene encoding LOW QUALITY PROTEIN: 14-3-3-like protein B (The sequence of the model RefSeq protein was modified relative to this genomic sequence to represent the inferred CDS: deleted 1 base in 1 codon), translating to MVTTTTVPDNLTRDQYVYLAKLAEQAERYEEMVLFMQKLVLGNTPGGELNVEERNLLSVAYKNVIGSLRAAWRIVSSIEQKEEGRKNEDHVVLVKEYRSKVESELSDVCASILRLLDSNLIPSATASESKVFYLKMKGDYHRYMAEFKVGDERKAAAEDTMLSYKAAQDIAAADLAPTHPIRLGLALNFSVFYYEILNQSDKACSMAKQAFEEAIAELDTLGEESYKDSTLIMQLLRDNLTLWTSDVQDQLDEP from the exons ATGGTAACCACCACCACTGTCCCAGACAACCTCACTAGAGACCAATATGTGTACCTCGCCAAGCTCGCCGAGCAAGCCGAACGCTACGAGGAGATGGTCCTGTTCATGCAAAAGCTGGTCCTCGGCAACACACCTGGCGGTGAACTCAACGTTGAGGAACGCAACCTCCTCTCTGTCGCTTACAAAAACGTGATCGGCTCACTTCGTGCTGCCTGGAGGATTGTGTCTTCGATTGAGCAAAAGGAGGAAGGCAGAAAGAACGAGGATCAT GTTGTGCTTGTTAAGGAATATAGATCTAAAGTCGAGAGCGAGTTATCTGATGTTTGTGCTAGTATTTTGAGGTTGTTGGACTCGAATCTCATACCATCTGCTACTGCGAGTGAATCCAAGGTCTTTTATTTGAAGATGAAAGGGGATTATCATAGGTATATGGCTGAGTTTAAGGTTGGTGATGAGAGAAAGGCTGCTGCTGAAGATACTATGTTGTCTTACAAGGCTGCTCAG GATATTGCGGCCGCGGATCTTGCACCAACACATCCAATAAGGCTGGGTTTGGCACTGAATTTCTCTGTGTTCTACTACGAGATTCTCAACCAGTCTGACAAAGCCTGCAGCATGGCGAAACAG GCATTTGAGGAAGCTATTGCTGAGCTAGACACTTTGGGAGAAGAATCGTACAAGGACAGCACTCTAATTATGCAACTCCTAAGGGATAACCTCACTCTTTGGACATCCGATGTCCAG GACCAGTTAGATGAGCCATAG